The following DNA comes from Oncorhynchus tshawytscha isolate Ot180627B unplaced genomic scaffold, Otsh_v2.0 Un_contig_9729_pilon_pilon, whole genome shotgun sequence.
agaaagaaggaaaggaaaaggaaaaggaaagagaaaagaaagaaaggaaggaaaggaaggaagggaagaaggaaagaagaaagaaagaaagagaaaggaaaggaaggaaaggaaaggaaacaaaggaaaggaagaaaggaaggaaggaaggaagaaaaaggaagaaaaagaaagaagaaggaaggaaaagaaaggaaaagaacaagaaaaaagaagaaagaaaaggaagaaaaggaaaggaaaggaacaaAGAAAAATCAAAAGGAAGGAAagaagaaggaaaggaaggaaaaggaaagaaaaaggaaggaagaagaaaggaaaaagaaaaacaaaggaaaggaaggaaggaaaaaagaaaagaaggaaggaaaggaagaaagaaaaaaaggaaaaggaaaggaaaaTCAAATTAAAGAAAAAAAGCTCGGAaaggagaaggaaaaaaaaaaagaaaggaaaaaagaagaaagaaaggaaggaaaggaaacaaAAAAGGAAGAAGAAGgaaaaaaagaaggaaagaaaggaaattcgctcaaaggaaaaaaaggaaggaaaaggaaaaggaagaaaaaagaaaaaaagaaaaaaggaaagaaagaaagaagaaaggaaagaaagggaaacaaaaaaggaaaggaaaagaaaggaaagaagaaagaaaaaaggaaaaaagaaGGAAAAAGGAAAGAAAGATCGGAAAGGAAAGAAGAAAGATAGAAaggaaaagaagaaagaaaaaaagaaagaaaaaaggaagaaaagaaggaaagaaaaaaaaggaaaaagaagaaagaaaaggaaaaaaaggaaGAAAGGAAAGATAAAGAataaggaaaggaaggaagaaaaAGGAAAATAAGGAACaaacaaagaaaagaaaaaggaaaggaaaggaaaggaaagaacaAGAAGAAATCGCTCGGAAAAAAAAGACAAAGAAGAaaggaaaagaaagaaaggaataAAGAAATTAAAggcaaaga
Coding sequences within:
- the LOC121842093 gene encoding protein PXR1-like, with product GKEGREEGKKKERKRKERKERKKSSERRRKKKKKGKKKKERKERKQKRKKKEKKKER